From Rhopalosiphum padi isolate XX-2018 chromosome 2, ASM2088224v1, whole genome shotgun sequence:
ttgaatataagatttttataattaatagaaaaaagtgCATACCTAAGACCCATATATTGGTAAAACTACAAGTTATCATAATAAGAAGATATAAAGGATGAAGAGTCACCAATATCACGGTAACTCACtgctatttaaatttcttaaaatgtatgaaaacttaatgttaaagttaaattctaaacaattatatataaaaacataaattaattactcaATAGGGCTGTTTTAGTGAATATAGTATGGTATTTTTCCAACTATTGAACAATACCGGTATAGTAGGTAAGTTATGTATTTGagtgtaaaaattatatctttaagAAGAAAAGGCTTAGTATGTGTATGTTACAGCAATAAAATTcaaagtacatatttatttaatattaaccgTTGTTGATTTTTCctacataaagtatatttataaaactttattttatttagtacatACAATTGAGGATACCtgaagttttaaatattcatgagaaattttatttgtattgaatcATAAATATGAGtagttcaatttaaaaataataagatgtaTGCAGTGTTGAGTTCAGATAGCAAAAATAACATCTAGGTAAATATTAGATTACTAGCTAAATTAATATCTAGATTAATATGAAGatagaatattcaatttttatctagataaatatgtagataaaactttttcatctaaatttttatcttataatagttaattttttattaatgcttGACATGTTATTGGACTCATTGTTTAGTAGTTGATAAAGGAAAGCAAACCAGGAAGGCTTATTTTGTGTCAtgaatatacgtataaaatacatacatacatatatttctagTTTAAGAAAACtggtttatactttttatataatattcaaaccaaaaactaaaatatcaatattaaaagacattaaaataagtataaaaaaaattgagcaaATCTTTTGAtccttttgaaaatattacttatataatacaacataaataattaaaataacatacagacttgtaaatataaataataacaatattttaattgttgaacaaataaattataatgatacagGCTTAATTTTTTGACTTACAACATAGTAACATCTCAAATGTCTTATCTCCTAGACGGTTTCTCCTGTGTGTTAATACTTGGATTGCTTCACTAAAAAGTCGTTCGACTGGAGCTGAAGACGGAATAGTTGTGTTGTATTTTAAGAACACTTGTTTAACTATGGGATAATCTTCTAATACACTAATTTCTTTTTTTGGAGAATTTAAGAATGTCAAAGCCTGTACACAAGAAAAGTTTGTAATTCTTGAATCATTAGCAGAGGATCCATTATTGGTGTGTTCGTGCAAACATGAGTAATATTCCTGATCACTATTATCACTGTCATCATCACCACTAGCTACGGCAGTTTTTTTTTGGATATCACTGATATTAGTATACATTTCATTGCACTCAGTCAAAAAAAGTTGTTTACACGAATCAATGTATCGAACAGGAAtccaacttaatttaaatttgggaTGACTTATCGAAGCGATGACAAAACTTTTACTTTTGGGCAATgacaaatcaaataaataagcaAACCTTTTTTCTTAACTTTGTACTATTTTAATACACAATGGTctacagtattttaaatttgataacaatatCAAAGTGCGgcgtaaaactaaaataataggtGCAACATAGCCTAAGAAACCTTTTTTTTCGCATTGCATCTTGTCCAAAGAAATTGTTAAAGGTTCCATTACATTACAGTATTCCTTCAAGAAATCCCATTCATTTGcctttaattttgttaaacgtAATTCTTCAAATGCTTTAATAAC
This genomic window contains:
- the LOC132921393 gene encoding uncharacterized protein LOC132921393, which translates into the protein MYTNISDIQKKTAVASGDDDSDNSDQEYYSCLHEHTNNGSSANDSRITNFSCVQALTFLNSPKKEISVLEDYPIVKQVFLKYNTTIPSSAPVERLFSEAIQVLTHRRNRLGDKTFEMLLCCKSKN